A single window of Oncorhynchus clarkii lewisi isolate Uvic-CL-2024 chromosome 10, UVic_Ocla_1.0, whole genome shotgun sequence DNA harbors:
- the LOC139417953 gene encoding vitamin K epoxide reductase complex subunit 1-like protein 1 produces MAAPVLRVSTPRWERIARLLVCVLGILLSLYAFHVETEKSRDSNYRAMCDVSNSISCSKVFTSRWGRGFGLLGSIFGNDSAMNQPNSVYGIVFYVFQLLLGITVSAMAALILMATSILSVMGSLYLGYILYFVLEDFCIICVTTYALSFILFMLNYKRLVYLNEAWKQQLPVKQD; encoded by the exons ATGGCGGCGCCCGTCCTGAGAGTGTCCACCCCTCGATGGGAAAGAATAGCCAGGCTCCTTGTTTGCGTTTTGGGTATATTGTTGTCCTTATACGCCTTTCACGTGGAAACGGAAAAGTCTAGAGACTCGAATTATCGGGCCATGTGCGACGTGAGCAATTCTATCAGCTGTTCAAAAGTCTTCACCTCCAG GTGGGGTCGAGGATTTGGACTGTTGGGCTCGATCTTCGGAAACGACAGTGCAATGAACCAGCCAAACAGTGTCTACGGAATTGTATTTTATGTCTTTCAACTGTTACTAG GAATCACCGTGAGTGCGATGGCTGCCCTGATCCTCATGGCGACGTCCATCCTGTCGGTGATGGGCTCTCTCTACCTCGGCTACATCCTCTACTTTGTCCTCGAGGACTTCTGCATTATCTGCGTCACCACATATGCACTTAGCTTCATTCTCTTTATGCTCAACTACAAGCGCCTGGTTTACTTGAACGAGGCCTGGAAGC